The segment CGCGATCCTGGTCTATGCGCAGGAACTGGTGCCCGGCAAGGTCGGCATGGTGTCCGGGCTGTTCTTCGGACTGGCCTTCGGGGTGGGTGGCCTGGGCGCGGCGCTGCTTGGCATGGTGGCCGACAGCCATGGCATCGAAACCGTCTACCGGGTGTGCGCCTTCCTGCCCTTGCTCGGCATCGTCACCGCCCTTTTGCCGGATTTGCATCGGAAGCCCGCTCAGGTCAAGGGTTGACGCGTGGCAAGATCGCGACGCCACCGCGGCGGCGCAGCATCGCCTCACGCTGAAGGCGCGCAAAAGAGATAAACTGGCCCTCAACGGGAAACTTCGGCGGCCATCGATCCCGATCGGCATCGATGGCCGCTTTTTTGATTCGCCCCAGACAGGGCGGGCGGCTCGCGCCTTGCGCCGCCCCTGCGATCAACACCACGCTCATCGAGACATGAACCAACACATCGCCAACATCGCCTTGCTCGTCGACGACTACGACAAAGCGATCGAATGGTTTACCGAAACACTGGGTTTTTCGTTACTGGAAGACTCGGACCTCGGAAGAGGGAAACGCTGGGTGAGGGTCGCGCCACCCGGTCGCGACGGAACCTCCTTGCTCCTGGCCAAGGCGGCTTCGCCGCTGCAGGACGGCGCGATTGGCAATCAGTCGGGCGGACGGGTTTTCCTGTTCCTGCATACCGATGATTTTCAGCGCGATCATGCGGCTTTTCAAAAGCGGGGCGTGAAATTTCTTGAAGCTCCGCGGGAAGAGGCGTATGGAACCGTCGCCGTGTTCGTTGACCTGTATGGCAACAAGTGGGACCTGCTGCAACTCGCATGAAAGCCTCGGGCAAGACGGGCGAAGCCGGGCGAATCGCCGTGCCGGCGCGATGCGCCACAAAAAAACCCGTGCCAGACTTCGGCACGGGTAAACGGGCAATACCCGGTCGCTTCAGGCCGTTTCTGTGGCGCTGACAGGATCGGCTGCCGGCACGGCTTCGGTGGCGTTCTCCAGACGGGAGACCACGGCCGTGGCAAGACTGTTGCCGACGACGTTGGTCGCGGTGCGCCCCATATCGAAGAATTGATCGATGCCCATGATCAGAAGAAGTCCCGCCTCTGGCAGGTGGAAGAGCGGCAGGGTCGCGGCCACCACGACCAGCGAGGCGCGCGCCACGCCGGCCATGCCCTTGCTCGTGACCATGAGAACCAGCAGCAACGTCAGTTGCTGGGCGAAACTCATTTCAATGTGATAGGCCTGCGCGATGAACATCACGGCGAAGGCCTGGTACATCATCGAACCGTCGAGGTTGAACGAGTAACCCAGGGGCATCACGAAACTGGAAATGCGCTGCGGCACGCCGAAACGGGTCAGCGCCTCGATGGTCTTGGGGTAGGCGGATTCACTGCTGGCCGTGGCGAACGACAGCAGCAGCGGCTCGCGCATCAGACCGGAAAGACGGCCGAGCGATTTGCCGAGGAACAGGTAGGCCACGCCGAACTGAATCGCCCAGAGCAGAATCAGGCCAAGATAGAACTCCCCGATCAGCAGGCCGTACGTGGACAGGATGCCCAGACCCTCCACGGTGATCGTCGACGCCAGCGCCGCGAACACGCCGACCGGCGCGAAGGCCATGACGTAATCGGTGATGCGGAACATGATGTGCGTCAGATCGTCGATCATCTTGGCGATGGTGTCATGCCCCTTGCCCTTCACAAAGGACAGCGCGCAGCCGAAGAACAGCGAGAACACCAGGATCTGCAGGATCTCGTTGTTGGCCATCGCCTCGGTGATGCTCTTGGGGAACAGGTGCGCGATGAAGCCCTTGAGATTGATGTCCCCGCCTTTCAGTCCGCTGCTGGAGGTGATGTCCGCCAGGGGAATGCTCATATGCATGCCCGGCTCGAAGAAGTTGACCAGGGCAATGCCCAGCAGCAGCGAGATGAGGGAAGCGCAGAGGAACCACAGCATGGCCTTGACGCCGATGCGTCCGATCGCGCCCGAGCCGGTCATGCCCGACAGGCCGGAGACCAGGGTGGCGAACACCAGGGGAGCGATGATCATTTTGATCATGCGCAGGAAAATGTCCGTGCCCAGGCTGAAGTAGGACGCCACTTCCTTGGCGGCGGCGGCATCCGGCACCATCGAATGGCAGGCACTGCCGACAGCGATGCCCAGCACCATGGCGATCCCGATTCGGGCCGTCAATTTACGAGTACTCATGTTCTCTCTCTATCTATCCTGATATGTGTCATTCCGATCCTGTCTGGCGGACAGGTCACAGAATTTGATTCTAGTCATGCCGACCGCAGATATGATGCGTATGGAGCATAGTTCCATGAAAATTTGGAATATACTCATATTCTGATTTAGTAACGGACAAGGAAGGACCGGCTCTGCCCGGTCTGCGGTTATGCAGCTCAAATGGATCAAGGATCTGCTGGCGCTTGCGCAGACACGCAGTTTTTCGCGTGCCGCCGAGGCGCGCCACATCACCCAGTCCGCCCTGTCCCGGCGCATTCAGGCGCTGGAAGCCTGGGCCGGTGTCGCGCTGGTCGATCGAAGCAACCACCCCTTGTCGATCACGGAGGCGGGCATGGTGCTGTGCGAGCAAGGGCAGACGGCATTGACCATGTTGCTGGACATCCGCTCGGCCATGCAGCAATTGCATGGCGGTGGCGGCTCGACGATTCGTGTCGTGGCCGGGCATTCGCTGTCGCTGACCTGCGCCCCTCGCCTGCTCTCGCGTTTTTGCCAGGATCACCCCGCATTCAAGACGCGGGTGGTGGCCGCCAACGTCAATGATTCGGTGGCCATGCTTTACGATGGGCAGGCCGACCTGATGGTCGGCTATTACCACCCTCAGGTTCCCACCTTGCTGGATCCTGACAACTTTCACAGCTTGCGGCTGTACAGCGAGTCGTTGATTCCCCTGTGCGCGCCGGCTCCGGATGGCGCCGCTCTGCATCCGATCGTTCGCGGCAGCCGCGAGCCGGTGCCGTATCTGGCCTATTCCCCGGGGACATTCTTCGGCCGGGTGGCGAGTGTGATTTTGCGGCAGCAGAACCGGCAGGTGAATCTGGAAAACCGCTACGAAGGCGAAATGGCCATGCTGCTGATGTCGATGGCCGCGGATCGCCATGGCGTCGCGTGGCTCCCCGAGAGTCTGGCGTCCCGCCACTTGGCCGAAGGCCGTCTGGTGCGGGCGGCCGACGGATGGGACGCACCAATGGAAGTGCGGGCGTACTGCGCCGCCGGCAACGGCAGTCCCGCGCTGCAGGCGCTCTGGCAATGGCTGGAAGGACGCAGCGGCGCGACGGGGGCATGGTGACGCCGCTCGGGAACGCGTAGGATTTTACCGAATGTCATGTAGAAAACCGGCTAAAATCAGTTTTTCATGAGACCGGATTGAACCATCGGACCGGAACGGACTCAAAAGGAACAAACCCGATGGATCCCGGATGCGGTTCTCCGGGAACGCGCCGAGCCC is part of the Paludibacterium paludis genome and harbors:
- a CDS encoding VOC family protein encodes the protein MNQHIANIALLVDDYDKAIEWFTETLGFSLLEDSDLGRGKRWVRVAPPGRDGTSLLLAKAASPLQDGAIGNQSGGRVFLFLHTDDFQRDHAAFQKRGVKFLEAPREEAYGTVAVFVDLYGNKWDLLQLA
- a CDS encoding dicarboxylate/amino acid:cation symporter, which codes for MSTRKLTARIGIAMVLGIAVGSACHSMVPDAAAAKEVASYFSLGTDIFLRMIKMIIAPLVFATLVSGLSGMTGSGAIGRIGVKAMLWFLCASLISLLLGIALVNFFEPGMHMSIPLADITSSSGLKGGDINLKGFIAHLFPKSITEAMANNEILQILVFSLFFGCALSFVKGKGHDTIAKMIDDLTHIMFRITDYVMAFAPVGVFAALASTITVEGLGILSTYGLLIGEFYLGLILLWAIQFGVAYLFLGKSLGRLSGLMREPLLLSFATASSESAYPKTIEALTRFGVPQRISSFVMPLGYSFNLDGSMMYQAFAVMFIAQAYHIEMSFAQQLTLLLVLMVTSKGMAGVARASLVVVAATLPLFHLPEAGLLLIMGIDQFFDMGRTATNVVGNSLATAVVSRLENATEAVPAADPVSATETA
- a CDS encoding LysR family transcriptional regulator, with protein sequence MQLKWIKDLLALAQTRSFSRAAEARHITQSALSRRIQALEAWAGVALVDRSNHPLSITEAGMVLCEQGQTALTMLLDIRSAMQQLHGGGGSTIRVVAGHSLSLTCAPRLLSRFCQDHPAFKTRVVAANVNDSVAMLYDGQADLMVGYYHPQVPTLLDPDNFHSLRLYSESLIPLCAPAPDGAALHPIVRGSREPVPYLAYSPGTFFGRVASVILRQQNRQVNLENRYEGEMAMLLMSMAADRHGVAWLPESLASRHLAEGRLVRAADGWDAPMEVRAYCAAGNGSPALQALWQWLEGRSGATGAW